In one window of Arachis ipaensis cultivar K30076 chromosome B06, Araip1.1, whole genome shotgun sequence DNA:
- the LOC110263561 gene encoding uncharacterized protein LOC110263561 isoform X1, with the protein MENIGSGVEWTQWLWGAATAAQLGWGLRSYTQGFTGDSRFMPVKAFAVASLFVGSAASASVLILRSNGIHKVDDLIEAGANLRAKLGLPPRKQDNMFIWLGIWMIHDKRLSHEIQQFVGWDFC; encoded by the exons ATGGAGAACATTGGTAGCGGTGTGGAGTGGACACAATGGCTGTGGGGTGCGGCCACTGCTGCTCAACTCGGATGGGGTCTACGTTCCTACACTCAAGGCTTTACAGGCGATTCTCGCTTCATGCCTGTCAAGGCCTTTGCCGTCGCTTCTCTCTTCGTCGGCAGCGCCGCCTCCGCCTCCGTCCTCATCCTCCGATCTAACGGCATTCACAAG GTGGACGACCTCATTGAAGCTGGTGCAAATTTAAGAGCAAAACTTGGGTTGCCTCCACGTAAACAGGATAA CATGTTTATTTGGTTAGGTATATGGATGATTCACGACAAAAGGCTGAGTCATGAGATACAA
- the LOC110263561 gene encoding uncharacterized protein LOC110263561 isoform X3: protein MENIGSGVEWTQWLWGAATAAQLGWGLRSYTQGFTGDSRFMPVKAFAVASLFVGSAASASVLILRSNGIHKVDDLIEAGANLRAKLGLPPRKQDKYMDDSRQKAES, encoded by the exons ATGGAGAACATTGGTAGCGGTGTGGAGTGGACACAATGGCTGTGGGGTGCGGCCACTGCTGCTCAACTCGGATGGGGTCTACGTTCCTACACTCAAGGCTTTACAGGCGATTCTCGCTTCATGCCTGTCAAGGCCTTTGCCGTCGCTTCTCTCTTCGTCGGCAGCGCCGCCTCCGCCTCCGTCCTCATCCTCCGATCTAACGGCATTCACAAG GTGGACGACCTCATTGAAGCTGGTGCAAATTTAAGAGCAAAACTTGGGTTGCCTCCACGTAAACAGGATAA GTATATGGATGATTCACGACAAAAGGCTGAGTCATGA
- the LOC110263561 gene encoding uncharacterized protein LOC110263561 isoform X2 gives MENIGSGVEWTQWLWGAATAAQLGWGLRSYTQGFTGDSRFMPVKAFAVASLFVGSAASASVLILRSNGIHKVDDLIEAGANLRAKLGLPPRKQDNMFIWLGIWMIHDKRLSHEIQ, from the exons ATGGAGAACATTGGTAGCGGTGTGGAGTGGACACAATGGCTGTGGGGTGCGGCCACTGCTGCTCAACTCGGATGGGGTCTACGTTCCTACACTCAAGGCTTTACAGGCGATTCTCGCTTCATGCCTGTCAAGGCCTTTGCCGTCGCTTCTCTCTTCGTCGGCAGCGCCGCCTCCGCCTCCGTCCTCATCCTCCGATCTAACGGCATTCACAAG GTGGACGACCTCATTGAAGCTGGTGCAAATTTAAGAGCAAAACTTGGGTTGCCTCCACGTAAACAGGATAA CATGTTTATTTGGTTAGGTATATGGATGATTCACGACAAAAGGCTGAGTCATGAGATACAATAG
- the LOC110263560 gene encoding uncharacterized protein LOC110263560, giving the protein MMSGSRSGDLPSQSIGSHESNSSMRQRRKMKDQTCFCGLKTTIKKSGTRENPDRLFHTCARYPKESHCNFFRWVEEDGYVAGAKTDAEVGGDYDEWRLNMSWRLGSLEGEVRAMKMLIMFLSVAVVVATILCVSLLFTLISK; this is encoded by the exons ATGATGAGTGGAAGCCGGAGTGGTGACCTGCCGTCGCAGTCCATCGGTAGCCATGAATCGAACTCTTCCATGCGACAGAGGAGGAAGATGAAGGATCAGACTTGCTTTTGTGGGTTGAAGACGACAATCAAGAAATCCGGCACAAGAGAGAATCCGGATAGGTTGTTCCACACTTGTGCCAGATACCCG AAGGAAAGTCACTGCAACTTCTTTAGGTGGGTTGAGGAAGATGGGTATGTAGCAGGGGCGAAAACTGATGCAGAGGTTGGTGGGGACTATGATGAATGGAGACTGAATATGTCATGGAGATTGGGTAGCTTAGAGGGTGAGGTTAGAGCAATGAAGATGCTGATAATGTTCCTGTCAGTTGCAGTGGTGGTGGCTACTATATTGTGTGTATCACTGTTGTTCACATTAATCTCCAAGTAA